GGTTTTGGTCTTACCCTTTTGCGTGTTCTATtttggtcgccttcaaaagacttcttcgctggaattttctattcattctgacaacatgactgaGTAAAAGCAAATGTTGCATtgtgatgcgtttaactatgctcgtggttcatacgactcCTATATGCCCCATCAAATCaaaccatatattttacgaagggtttttctctcaaacactccaagtactgcctcgtctgccTTCGCAAGaacccatgcttcggagccatttaccagcacgggtagtatcggtGTCTTGTAGAGTGTAATCCGCAGATCGTGGTCCTtatttcgtttgcgtgggtagTCAATGTTAGGGAAGaccttttggtgtttttttagtGTTGATATTCTTCTATccatagctgcctatagaccgatcttccgaaatAGGGTgctgagcctataaaaggagtatttttcatccgatttcgatgaaatttggcacagttagttttggtagacctctacacctttttgttgaatgttgtccagattggaccatatatgaatatagctgccatatagaccgatctcccgatatagagtattgagtctataaaaggagcatttttcatccgatttcgatgaaaattggcatagttagttttggtagacctctacacctttttgttgaatgttgtccggatgggaccatatttggatatacctgccatatagaccgatctcccaatatagagGGTTGAATCTATAAAAggataatcttttatccgaattcgatgaaatttggcacagtgggttctggaccacatttgacaggggTCTTCCGGAACtcattttgccattttttatccaaatcgggtagtaaatgaaTGGTTAATGGCCTTAATACtgtatatcgggagatcgggcggtcggtctacatgtcagctttatccaaatatggtgcgatctggaccacatctaACAGGAATGGGTTTCGGGTCTGccaaaactcactgtaccaaatttcatcggaaatcggatgaaaaatttttctttttataggggcatatatcaggagatcggtctataacgaagctatatatatctaaatatgttccgattttgaccacattAAACAGGAATGGTTAGATGTCTTTCAGAACTCACGGTGCCaagtttaatcgaaatcggatgaaaaatgggcattttattgcctcaacactttaagtcgggagatcgatctatacgatatagcggctataaataagtatggaccgattttgtgagatcagaaggtcaagAATAAGATATTACTAGAAGTGATACAAAATGTTTTCAGctaccaaaatatctgaaaatttataattacccacaaaaagtatttatttggTAAATGTCTCTACCTCTGACTGTAGCTGGCCACCGGCGTCCAacctatataaaaattaaattttattcaaaatttcatttaattttattgtgaATTTTTACATTAACGATAATAGTCAAGAGTGAGTgagttttttctaaaaaattagtgctataaatatttttttatattaaattttttcataaaaaaattttgtcgaaaattttcaatttaatagaagagtttagtttttaaatttcaactatTTAACCGTTCTCAAGTGTTGGAAGAAATTCTTCAAATTATTTCTGCTCCTCTGTAAAAGATGCCATTTAACCTCCAAACAGAAGGCCAGACCAGCGAGAAGCAAACCAATCCACCAAAGCATCCAAATTGAACGGAAAAATGTTAGACTCAATGGTGAAACGTGGTCATCTTCCACAATGATGGTGACATAGTCCAGATAGAGGGCATCAGCAAAAGCCTCAGTGTTCCAAAACGACATTAGGCCATATTGAAAGGCAGACATTATGAATTCCTGCAAGGGTTTGGCCAAATGCGAATCTTTTTGTATGGGAAAGACGTGATAGAAGGGTCCCATACATATCTCGGAAAGGCGAAACATGGGCTTCTTCATAAAGCGTTGCTGAATACTGAGAAAATCCCAACGATCCGACTGAATGCTATAGCCAAAGGAGTTGTTGAAACTATCGCGATGTTTGTCCATTTCACCCTTGCTCACCGGCACCAATAAAGCAATGAACTCCGCAGGAAAATTCTTCGACATCATGATCTCATATTCATAGTTCGCTACCATGATGGGCAATTTGGCATCGATGACATCCTGCACTGTATTGATTTGTGGTACCTCCGGCGAGGCCGTCAAAAAACTGGCCATTTTGGTCAGATACAAGTTGGTGATGAAGAAACCCATGATGAAGAGCAGCACAAACAAGAAACGTATGCGGGTGCTTGGCACTTTCAAGATCCTCAGAGGAGAGATCATCACCATCGAACATATGGCCTGTAAAAGGGACAAACTGATATCACGTTTGGGCGGAGGAGTGCTTAGCCAAAGGCCCAACGCTATGTAGAAAACGCTAAAGCACATCAGGTACCAGGTGTAGGAGCGAAAACTCTTTTGCAAAAACTTTTGGGCAGGTGTTTCGTTGCGGTAGGGCACCATCATGCACCAGTCATTGATGCCTATGGGGTAGCTGCTACCAATGTTCGAGCCCAGGATTTCAGTATACGAATTCATGCTGATCTCCAGCTGTTTCAGCTGTATCATGTTTATAATTTCCAGCAAATTCACCGGTTCGTATTCATGGCCATCGATTTCGCTTTCGTCGTAGCTGGCATTGATGTAGTTAACGAAGACCATGAACAATATTCCCGATACTCCACTTAGATGGGGTTCTTTCTTGCCTAGGCCATAACGGGGGCCAGTCATGAAGACGACTCGTGGCAGATCATAGCGTACGGGCGAGTCAAGCACATAGCCTTTGAAATCGGTGCTGTAATCAACAAAGAAGGTGGAAGTGTTCCACTGCGAGGTCACATTGACTATTTGGAGTGTGGGATAGGGTTCGTGTATGAAGACGTTGTTGTCCACTGTCACCAGCAGGCAATTGATGAACTGCCTGCGCCATATCCACCCATATATGCGTCGTATGCCCTCAGTGAAGCGATTGTAATCTTTGAAGCTTTGATAATATTCCTCCGACGTGAGAATGGGAAAATATATGAATATGGTCTTGAGGAAACGTACCCCTCTCATGCCCTCCGCGGCCAACTTCATAACGGGATCATCGAATCCTGTGGTCAGTACCAAACACAACGCAGGTGTACTCAGAAAGCCAGCCATACTCTGGTTGTTGTTGATCATCAAAATCGATGGCACTGTGGGAAAAGTCTCCCAAAAGTCTTCTAAGAAGTCATTCGAAATCTCCGTGTCCAGGGCAAGGTGTTCCGATATGTAGAAAACGAAATTCTTAAACTGATAGCGTTCATGAATGCTGCTCACAATCTCAATGACAAAGCTATTATTGACCATCTGAGGCTGGGGTTGCTGTTTGTGATTACTTGCAATATTCGAAGAGAGTATCAGCAGGGCAATGGCGCTATCCAGGGCCATGATGACAACCGTTTATGTTAACTTCAACGGACTTAATGGACAAAAACTTGTCATCAGCAGGACTTTTATGTCATGTATTTTGAAGTGGCTGACTAAAGGACCATCAATCAAAGACTTGCCTATTTACAAAAGATTTGTCTTTCGACTCAACTCTGTCTGCTGCAATGTGCCATCTGATAATGAAACGTATAAAAATGCAGTGCCTCATTTATTTATGGCTCTCTGTGCAATGGGAAGAGTTCTTTGGTTGAACTTGTAATCGCTGTTATTGCAACCACTTCAACGAAGGAGCTTTTATACAATGTTCAAGGGGATGTTTAAAATTAATTACCAAAAAGTCAATAGAACTTTAGCTAGCTATCTTTTACGTGGAGAGATCTCTAATCTATGAGTTGTTATTATTTTGAGAATATGAGAGGGCGTCAGTCATCAAAGGTGGGTtattggttaggttgaaaagagggtgcgcaaATTAAtccataccacttccctaagttggttcatgtctggcatggTGTGCCCATCCAAATgttggtgtctgttagccgcgaaagccggacaatgatataggaaatgctccaacgtctcatcatctccccCAAGTGCCCtgtacatgctatcacttgccgcacttatTTTGCGtacgtgagctcgtagtcctatgtgacccGTTATGATAGCAAAATCTGTACTGACATCCCTCTTACTGGTTTCAGTAACTGTCTCATCGTCTTATGATCCGGATCTTCCCACACATCTTTTAGTAGATAAGtgattaataaactttctttcgGTAGTCttaatgcctagaaactccagctccttcatgattgacctCGATTTTACATTATTCTATATCAATAAATCCTAtcattccttgacagcgagagaactctCTATGTAGGCAAGTATGTCGTGAAGGGCTTTTCAGTAGACTTGACTCCAGGTAGGCGATCTCCGGGGATCTTTGACTATTAACCTCTCCGGAGTTGGttctatacggcagctttatctaaatatgtaccgatatggACAATATTTGGTTCGAATAACGGAGGATCCTACTTACTGTTCTATATTTCTGCgtaatcagacaataaatgctcctgttaTTGGCTGAAGACCCTgaattggtagatcggtctatagggatCCAGGCCCCCCGGGCTACGTCCCTgttggtgggtatgaaaaactGCGCTTAAAAATCACCCAGGATATGGGGAGAAAGTAGGTAAAAAGACTACCTGTAGTGTCCAGCGAATAAGCGCGGATTATTCTGATGCGGCAGAGCGGATGTGATCTGGAATGACACTTCGTTCTGCAAGTCGGTGAACACACGTCTGAAACTCGGCCCAGTAAAATGGTGATGACGAGTACGCTGGGTGAAGTTGCATGCGACGGCTCTTCTTCGTGGAATTGATCTCAGACGAACGGATGGCAGCTGCAACCTGGTACGGCACTTCCTCTGGTTCTGATGGTTTGCGCGTTCATTAGCGTAGTGGTACAGCAGTGGCTATACCTATTGGGAGTATAAGGGTCAATCGAAGGGCAACAATTCAGTTCGGTCGGCAGATGGCAAGGTGTCTGAGATAACACAATGTATGTCTGGGTGTCTTATGGGGCCGTAAAGCGTTATGTATGAATACTTAGTCAGCAAGGAAATGGAAAGTACTAGCGGGACCCGCCGGGACTGGAAGAATCGAGCTGCATGGCCTATGGGTACTTCACCGCGTAAGAAGACTCCCATGACAATGGAAGAACCAAGTTACGTTGCCTGGAAGTGCGTCATCACGTTATTAGACTCGAAGGCACGGGAAGAATGCAATTTCTGATACACTGGAACAATGGATTTAGGGTGCTTacggtttatttgacgatttgTACTTAGTATGACGAATAAGACGagtaatacaaaaaatttttaaaaacttttttcgcAGCAGTTACGTTGTCTTGATATGTATTTTTTGGATCTTCCAACCGAATAACGAGCAACTCTTTTAGAACAATATTAAATATGAGTCCAAATAAgtgtttttaaacaaataagtgtttttatttgttactcgtccaGGCGAGCAATGCGCAACTCCTCCAGAAgagtattttataaattttccaaaacactCATCTGTTACTCCGTCATACGATTCTGCGTGATTTTAAGATCATCCAAGGATCCTCTGACTTACTCTTTAGTAACACATGTGGAAGATTCGCGGAATACTCTATCAGAAGAATCGTCTCCAGGACACAACTCCTCATATACGACTCATCCGCGATCGTAACCTTCATCTAGAAGATACGCGGAAGATTgtttggcgatcaaaaatgtttgctgggttTATTTACATTAATACGCATGATCCGGCCACACAGCCATTCATACTTACATGTATGGGTTTCAGTACATGTGATGAACATTCACACACCAATGTGAAGGGCACACAGTCGGGCATAGAAATGGGGATTTTGTTTATTGGCACGGGTGCTCGCATTGGTTGTCGTTATTCGACGTCTATTTTAACAAGACAAATGGGATATAATTCTCACTTGGTTGATGTAGCCATTCCTACCCAGCAAAATTTTCGTTTCCAAAATCGAAGGTTTTAGGTATCTGGATGTACCCCAGAACTGCTGTTGTGATTTTAACATGGAGCTGTCGTTGGAAAATGCAATATTTTTTCAACATCCTTTGAAGCGAATTTTATTCCCTTCTTTTATTATAGTTTAGGTTCaatattgttttttaaaatgGTTTACAAAATGGGATTTACAAAAGATGTTGGGAAATAGTAAGAAAAAAGCAAGGTTAAGTCGACGTAGAAGAAAATTACCATAGAAGCTTCAAGTGGAAAATCGACCAAATCGCAAGAGTAAGACGAAACTTCTTCTAAAGCACCTAGCTCTAATAGTCAAAAAAGGGGTTGAAGCTAGTAAACATGCAATTCATTCATAACTCTCCCATTTCATATCTCACAGTACCGGTTAAACTTAGCATAGTCAATGCTATTCTTCATGACTTCTCAAGATGTAGGAAAAGAACAAACTTCGTCACTTTGGAAGTACATAAAATGATGTTCTTTTAGGATAACTTGCAATTAATTTTACTGGGCACATAATGTTACATCTTTCTGAGGCTGGCCATCAGTCGTTAAGCAGACAGAATAGTAAGACGTGTGGCATAGTCCGCATTCAAGAAGCCTCGAAGGCCTTACGGCCTAAACAGAATGAACGCGTTGAATAATCCAAATCTTCAAACAAATGTTACAAAAgcaactcgcaaaagttaaacaatttttaactttgacgaccgAAAACACTACGTCACGTGAGGCACACTTTTCCCCGTTTTGAAAACCAAAGCTCaatgcgctcattctgttttggccttaagaATTTCATCACCAACTAACCCGATTGGTACGGATCTTTACGCGACTCGTCCGAATCATAACGCATGCATGCTAATGCTGGCTtcttcgcatcctaacgcatCCGcatgtatggaaaacaattaatgaattcctaacctaaaattttcttcttcgaggttactttttagtttttagagcgcacaacaagttggaggccaccctagcgcagaggttagcatgtccgcctatgacactgatcgcctgggttagagtcctggcgagaccatcagaaaaaaactatcagcggtggttttcccctcctaatgctggcaacatttgtgaggtactatgccatgtgaaactactcaccaaagaggtgtcacactgtggcTCGccgttcattgagcttaaacttgaatcgaactgcactcattgatatgtgagaagtttgcccctgttccttagtggaatgttcatgggcaaaatttgcatttgcaacaagtcgattacttgCTTAGATGTATTTCTATAGtcgcatggggcagattaatatctgcacacttttttcaaccttacctaacctaacctgttcGCATCATAATGCGACTCGtccgcatcctaacgctgatttgTTCGCACCCTAATGCGACTTGTCTGCATCATAACGCTGatttgttcgcatcctaacttTGACTTGCTctcatcctaacgcgactcgttcggATCCCATCGCTAATTCGTTCGCATCTAAGCACGACTCGTCCACAACCTAACGCAGACTTGTTCACATCCTGACTCTGAGTTGCTTGCATTTTAACGCAACTAGTATGCATTCCAACGCTAACTTGtttgcatcctaacgcgactcgttcgcatcctaacgttgattcgttcgcatcctaacgcagatttgttcgcatcctaacgcgactcctTCGGATCCTAACGCTgacttgttcgcatcctaacacGACTCGTACGCATCCTATCGCTGATTCGTTTGTATCCTAACGCGAcccgttcgcatcctaacgctgattcgttcgaaTTCTAACGCGACTAGTCCACACCCTAACGCAgacttgttcgcatcctaacgcgactcgttcggatcctaacgttgattcgttcgcatcctaacgcggcTCATCTGCGTATTAACGCTGACTTGCTCGCATCCTAACGTGACTTGCTTGAATCCTAGCGCCGATTTGCTTGGATTTTAACGCAACTAATATGTATTCCAACGCTAACTTGTTCGCAttaacgcgactcgttcgcatcctaacgcggcTCATCTGCGTCCTAACGCTgacttgttcgcatcctaacacGACTCGTACGCATCCTATCACTGATTCGTTTGCATCCTAATGCGACCCGTTTGCATCCTAACTCTGATTTGTTCGAATTCTAACGCGACTCGACCACATTCTGACACTGATTTGCTCGCATTTTTACGCAACTCGTACGCATCCCAACTCTAacttgttcgcatcctaacgtaACTCGTCCGCATACTGACGCACACTTgctcgcatcctaacgcgatccGTCAGTATGCGAGCGACGATTCCCCTAACACTGCTTTTATCTTTCCAGACTTCAACGGTAAAACCAATGGTGCGCGTATAAGGCAAAATCCAAGACCCTCAAAATGCTCACTGGTGGAAGACCACCGAATACCAGACAATCCGAATAGCAGAAAATCTGAGTACTAGCTGAATACTTAACCGCCAGAAAGTTTAACAATACCGAGCTGTCCGAATACCTAAGAAATCTACCGAATACCGAATCTAGCCGACCCTTTACCTCAATTCCCTAGAACAGGCACCTATGGGCTAAAAGCGCCCCATTGACTGTCACCCACTAACACCTTGAACCGAAGAGTTTAGAACATCATCTTGAACTGTACCTAGTTCCCTGAAAGGGGTTTTATTACTTTATTTCCCgttaacattccattagggaacagaggatacttctctcatatcaatgagtgccagtccgattcaagttttaagctcgatGATATGAAGTTCTAAGTGCGATGATATGGCAGaatacctcaaaaatgtagcaagcattagtaaggggataaccaatttgttttgttttattctaaaatttacccaaaaaatttatttgacaaTTTCGGTTATTATTCAACTTTAACTAGCATtgggttttatttaaaaaaatataattctcAACAAACTACAAAAATGTGCcataaaatcttaatttttctttaaaactagAACTTTTTTAATCCAATAAACGTTTCGAGAAAATCTCACTTGTTCAAGTCCATAGCAATGGTCTTTCCCGTTGTAAATCGTTAAAACATCGCTGAGTCATCTCTCTTAGTTCTAACAAACAATCCATTCCTTCGTTCTTTATATTCTCTCTTTCCATTGAGTAACCGAACCAAAGATTTTATTGCGAACCCTGTGGCCTATTCGGCCACAAGCTGTTGTGATTCTCTGCCAGCTGATGTGTTTTATCTCCAAACATAATATCAGGCCACTTGTAACCATACCCAACCACCACACTATCCATATGGAACGAAAGAAATCCATTGTCAGAGGCTTTTCTGGATCATCTACCATGATCAAGTGCGCATAGCCCAAGTATAAGGCATCTCCAAATGCTTTTCGTTCCCAATGGCGCATAAGACCCGCCTGTACGGCAGTCAAAATAAATGTCTCCAAAGGTTGCTGAAAATGCGAATCTCTTAACATGGGAAACACATGATTGAAGGGACCTATACACATGTCGGTGAGTCGAAAAAGTGGAGACTTCATATAACGCTgttgtaaattttcaaaaatccagCGGTCTGTTTGAGTGCTATAGCCATAGGACGTGTTGAAGTTATCCCTATGCTGGTCCATTTCCAATTTGTCACTGGCATTCACCactaggtccataaaagcttggGGGAAATTGTAGGACTGCATGATGGCGTACTCATATGGCATAACCATTATGGGTAATTTCTCGGCGATGACATCCTCATAGGTGTTTATTTGTGGTATCTCTGGCGAAGCGGTCAGGTAGCTGGCCATCTTGG
The genomic region above belongs to Stomoxys calcitrans chromosome 5, idStoCalc2.1, whole genome shotgun sequence and contains:
- the LOC106081045 gene encoding uncharacterized protein LOC106081045; translated protein: MALDSAIALLILSSNIASNHKQQPQPQMVNNSFVIEIVSSIHERYQFKNFVFYISEHLALDTEISNDFLEDFWETFPTVPSILMINNNQSMAGFLSTPALCLVLTTGFDDPVMKLAAEGMRGVRFLKTIFIYFPILTSEEYYQSFKDYNRFTEGIRRIYGWIWRRQFINCLLVTVDNNVFIHEPYPTLQIVNVTSQWNTSTFFVDYSTDFKGYVLDSPVRYDLPRVVFMTGPRYGLGKKEPHLSGVSGILFMVFVNYINASYDESEIDGHEYEPVNLLEIINMIQLKQLEISMNSYTEILGSNIGSSYPIGINDWCMMVPYRNETPAQKFLQKSFRSYTWYLMCFSVFYIALGLWLSTPPPKRDISLSLLQAICSMVMISPLRILKVPSTRIRFLFVLLFIMGFFITNLYLTKMASFLTASPEVPQINTVQDVIDAKLPIMVANYEYEIMMSKNFPAEFIALLVPVSKGEMDKHRDSFNNSFGYSIQSDRWDFLSIQQRFMKKPMFRLSEICMGPFYHVFPIQKDSHLAKPLQEFIMSAFQYGLMSFWNTEAFADALYLDYVTIIVEDDHVSPLSLTFFRSIWMLWWIGLLLAGLAFCLEVKWHLLQRSRNNLKNFFQHLRTVK